A genome region from Chryseobacterium sp. G0186 includes the following:
- a CDS encoding lantibiotic dehydratase family protein: MSRFPYQFFDQYIFRSSLFSLKNFLEKISDERISDEDLKKICSDPVYLEAIYLASPYLHEEIEKWVETGVDLTTKKQEKLRQTILKYYNRISARATPFGLFAGVGLGTFGDVSANDFDRKWTRDTKLDMHFLVALSHSLAEIPEIKRKLLYFPNTSIYTVGRRIRYVEYEYQNGKRQYIISSVYRSQELDKVLEITKTGKTPDEIIETLSGGEITHTDAAEFVDELIQNQILVSQLEPNVSGDDFLNTIIKILPQQESGVQIGILKSIQRKLKELDESTENSIQLYRDIEELMSSFTIDYEKKFLFQTDLYFENTYTLPLRWKRELKTAIAFLNKITLPGKEPVFQKFKKAFQERFDTEEISLAYVMDTEIGIGYRQNNTAKGLHPYLDDLVIPKKKEKEKFQLSLNAVQVILNQKIQGCLQEGGYSIELFDEDFSDFEENWTDQPDTLSFMAELFSHKGQEKLNLYRGGGSTAAVLSARFFSEKSGIENLTKSITEKEKELNPDLILAEIVHLPEARMGNVIRRPLLRDYEIPYLAGSTVPEEHQIAINDLYISLKNDKVILRSKKYNKEVRPYLTNAHDYSLNSLPIYHFLSDLYLENNCSGLGFYWGDLKHIYRFLPRVEYKNIILEKARWQISEEDLNFLLPATENKDQLLSAFRRWRNKKRMPQWVQWIEWDNRLILNLENNDSIELLINTVQKGKPVIIEEFLHNEKEDFAYQFIFSLYKDQ, encoded by the coding sequence ATGTCCCGTTTTCCCTATCAGTTTTTTGATCAGTATATTTTCCGTTCCTCATTATTTTCCCTTAAAAATTTTTTGGAAAAGATTAGTGATGAAAGAATCTCTGATGAAGATTTGAAGAAAATTTGCTCTGATCCTGTTTATCTTGAAGCTATTTACCTGGCTTCACCATATTTGCATGAGGAAATTGAAAAGTGGGTGGAAACAGGGGTAGATCTAACCACAAAGAAGCAGGAAAAACTGAGGCAGACAATTCTGAAATATTATAACCGAATCAGTGCCCGAGCTACACCTTTTGGATTATTTGCAGGAGTTGGATTAGGAACATTCGGTGATGTATCTGCCAATGATTTTGACAGAAAATGGACCAGGGATACCAAGCTGGATATGCATTTTTTAGTAGCACTTTCCCACAGTTTGGCGGAAATCCCTGAAATAAAAAGGAAATTGCTGTATTTTCCCAATACAAGTATTTATACTGTAGGACGCAGGATTCGTTATGTAGAATATGAATACCAGAACGGCAAAAGACAATATATTATTTCATCCGTTTACAGATCACAAGAACTGGATAAAGTTTTAGAGATCACAAAAACCGGGAAAACTCCTGATGAAATCATAGAAACTTTGAGTGGTGGTGAAATTACCCACACCGATGCCGCTGAATTTGTTGATGAGCTTATTCAAAATCAAATATTGGTAAGTCAGTTGGAACCCAATGTTTCAGGAGATGATTTTTTGAATACTATTATTAAGATTTTACCGCAACAGGAATCGGGAGTGCAAATCGGTATTTTGAAATCTATTCAAAGAAAGCTTAAAGAACTGGATGAGAGTACAGAAAATTCCATTCAGTTGTATAGAGATATTGAAGAACTGATGAGTTCTTTTACAATAGATTACGAAAAGAAATTTCTATTTCAAACGGACTTGTATTTTGAAAATACATATACCCTTCCGCTCCGTTGGAAAAGAGAATTAAAGACAGCCATTGCATTTTTAAATAAAATTACCCTACCTGGAAAGGAGCCGGTTTTTCAAAAGTTCAAAAAAGCCTTTCAGGAAAGATTTGATACAGAAGAAATCTCACTTGCTTATGTAATGGATACTGAAATAGGAATAGGCTATAGGCAAAACAATACGGCTAAAGGCCTCCATCCTTATTTAGATGATCTTGTTATTCCTAAGAAAAAAGAAAAGGAGAAGTTCCAGCTCAGCTTGAATGCTGTACAGGTAATCTTAAACCAAAAAATTCAGGGTTGTCTGCAGGAAGGTGGATATTCTATTGAACTTTTTGATGAAGACTTTAGTGACTTCGAAGAAAATTGGACCGATCAGCCAGATACTCTTTCCTTTATGGCTGAATTATTTTCACATAAGGGACAGGAAAAATTGAATCTTTACAGGGGAGGGGGGAGCACTGCTGCAGTACTTTCTGCCAGATTCTTCTCTGAAAAATCAGGAATTGAAAACCTGACAAAAAGTATAACTGAAAAAGAAAAAGAACTTAATCCGGATCTTATTTTAGCTGAAATAGTTCATCTTCCGGAAGCTAGAATGGGAAATGTGATCCGTCGCCCATTACTTAGGGATTATGAGATCCCTTATTTGGCAGGTTCAACAGTACCGGAAGAACATCAAATTGCTATAAACGATCTATACATTTCTCTGAAAAATGATAAAGTCATACTACGCTCCAAAAAATATAATAAAGAGGTAAGACCATATCTTACCAATGCACATGATTATTCATTAAATTCACTACCTATCTATCATTTTCTTTCTGATTTATATTTAGAAAACAATTGTTCAGGCTTAGGGTTTTACTGGGGGGATCTTAAACATATCTATCGTTTTTTGCCAAGGGTAGAGTATAAAAATATTATCCTGGAAAAGGCGCGATGGCAGATCAGTGAAGAAGATTTAAACTTTCTTTTACCTGCAACTGAAAACAAAGATCAATTGTTATCAGCATTCAGACGTTGGAGAAATAAGAAAAGGATGCCTCAATGGGTACAATGGATAGAATGGGATAATAGATTGATATTAAACCTGGAAAACAATGATTCCATAGAATTGTTGATTAATACGGTGCAGAAAGGAAAACCTGTAATTATAGAAGAATTTCTTCACAATGAGAAAGAAGATTTTGCTTATCAATTTATATTTTCTCTGTATAAAGACCAATAA
- a CDS encoding thiopeptide-type bacteriocin biosynthesis protein, which translates to MNALREFIPGSEWLYIKIYTGIKTSDIILEEAVIPLLQEFQQENLMKKWFFIRYNDPRPHLRIRFELSDSSNFNKIFALINEYLKEYVDSGEISSLLLDTYQREIERYGKETIEQAELLFWKSSSSVLYNYLHFDDEDKIIVSLFYMDTLLELLGLTVQKKLDWVKQDNLAFKYEFNADKKLNSQLDKKYRMFIPRYTEFEQSDEYRDFREDIMAEINESEKELKHIVKHYPGSAHEFFQSVFHMHINRMFVSNQRMFEMVIYDYLFRYYKSLAFKSNLKS; encoded by the coding sequence ATGAATGCCTTAAGAGAATTTATTCCGGGAAGTGAGTGGCTGTATATCAAAATTTATACAGGGATAAAAACTTCAGATATTATTCTGGAAGAAGCTGTAATCCCATTATTACAGGAATTTCAACAAGAAAATCTGATGAAGAAATGGTTCTTCATACGCTATAATGATCCCCGTCCGCATCTTCGGATTCGTTTTGAACTTTCAGATTCCAGTAATTTCAACAAGATATTTGCTTTAATCAATGAATATTTAAAGGAGTATGTGGATTCCGGAGAAATTTCATCACTTTTATTGGATACCTATCAACGGGAAATTGAGCGGTATGGAAAAGAAACCATTGAACAGGCAGAGCTCCTTTTCTGGAAGAGCAGCAGCAGTGTTCTTTACAATTATCTTCACTTTGATGATGAAGATAAAATAATAGTATCCCTTTTTTATATGGATACCCTATTGGAACTTCTAGGATTAACGGTACAAAAAAAGCTGGATTGGGTAAAACAAGATAATTTGGCGTTCAAATATGAGTTTAATGCAGATAAAAAGCTGAACAGCCAGCTGGATAAAAAGTACAGAATGTTTATCCCAAGATATACTGAATTTGAACAGTCTGATGAGTATCGGGATTTTAGGGAAGATATCATGGCAGAGATCAATGAAAGTGAAAAAGAATTAAAACATATTGTTAAGCACTATCCGGGTTCTGCTCATGAGTTTTTTCAAAGTGTATTTCATATGCACATTAACCGGATGTTTGTCTCTAACCAACGGATGTTTGAAATGGTTATTTACGATTATCTTTTTCGTTATTATAAATCACTTGCTTTTAAAAGTAATCTGAAATCATAG
- a CDS encoding DUF3810 domain-containing protein, with amino-acid sequence MISFFEWFFELQKGLHQRLFSWLPLSLGDLIYVLLGITLLYSLIGLFKKKNRNSSIIRTLIIVNIFYFTYQIFWGMLYFQTPIIKKLSSQEAPEIEKAKKLALRYLEKCRVTRQSVHEDHHGIFIVTDLKSVQQEILNQQAKLPPYISDKKATNILSIKHSLFKNVMSYTGILGYYNPFTAEAQYNSELPATFVPFTTAHESSHQLGFAREQEANFVGYLMGVHSNNLDLRYSTEYFTLKSLLRFIVDEDPEFVKSVIKNYSPAMKRDRAYERNFILRHQGWLDDFFGFTNNLFLKSNQQEGSVTYSYFIDLLLNYEK; translated from the coding sequence CTTCCATTATCCCTGGGAGACCTGATCTATGTCTTATTGGGAATTACTCTTTTATATAGCCTTATTGGCTTATTTAAAAAGAAAAACAGAAACAGTTCCATCATAAGGACCCTGATCATCGTTAATATCTTTTATTTTACCTATCAGATATTCTGGGGAATGCTGTATTTTCAGACTCCGATCATTAAAAAACTATCAAGTCAGGAAGCACCTGAAATAGAAAAAGCAAAAAAATTGGCCTTACGGTATCTTGAAAAGTGTAGGGTAACCCGGCAATCTGTACATGAAGACCACCATGGCATATTCATCGTCACTGACCTGAAATCTGTACAACAGGAAATTTTGAATCAACAGGCAAAACTGCCTCCCTATATTTCCGATAAAAAGGCTACGAACATTCTTTCCATCAAGCATAGCTTGTTTAAAAATGTGATGAGTTATACCGGTATTTTAGGCTATTACAACCCTTTTACAGCAGAAGCTCAATACAATTCTGAATTGCCGGCAACATTCGTTCCTTTTACCACTGCCCATGAAAGTTCTCACCAGCTTGGCTTTGCGAGAGAGCAGGAAGCTAATTTTGTGGGGTATCTGATGGGAGTACATTCCAATAATCTTGACTTGAGATACAGCACCGAGTATTTCACGTTGAAAAGTCTTTTACGATTCATTGTTGATGAAGATCCTGAATTCGTCAAATCTGTGATTAAAAACTACTCTCCTGCGATGAAAAGAGATCGTGCCTATGAGAGAAACTTCATACTTAGGCATCAGGGATGGCTGGATGACTTCTTTGGGTTCACCAATAATCTGTTCCTGAAGAGCAATCAACAGGAAGGTTCGGTTACTTATTCCTACTTTATAGACCTCCTTTTAAACTACGAAAAATAG